A segment of the Ipomoea triloba cultivar NCNSP0323 chromosome 1, ASM357664v1 genome:
CTTAATACCATACCAACTATACCATACCAACTCATTGGAGGGTGGTTCTCATATTTAGCACCTAGACTGTGAGAcacaacatgaatgcacacacaGTAGATTGTGTTGGGCAAATTGCCAACACTCTAGTATGTGTGCGTTCCTGTAATAGACTGTGTGCAATCATGTTGTGTTTCATAGTCCAATGAGAAGATattgtctcatttgattataatatatatatatatatatatatatatatatatatatatatatatatataaattctactatgtatatattaaagaaACCCAAAACACATATTGAAGTcctaattgattaattaattagtgatttattatgtgtgtgtgttttttacaCTTTTAGGATGTACATTTCCTAACTCAAATGATTAGTTTTGGAACAAGAACAAATAATGCTAATATTGGTTCGTTAATTTGTGATTTTGGGTTTCGTCCTCATCTCTTGAATTttagaatattaaattaatcaataaaatttattcCAATTAATTATCTAAAAAATGTTGCTAACAAAACAATTGACAAGATTAAAATGAAAGTacatttattattgtatataatttgtattatgTGAAATAATTAAAGTATCAATTATCATCAATGCAAATCGTATTCGAACAATATGTAGTTCATGCTAGGGAGCCTAGCTCAAAGATGTTGGAGGTAAGAATTGAAACTTCACTATGTTGTTTAGGTGGTGACTTTAGGTTATGTGGTTTACCACTTAAGCTACTTTACGGGGCAATGCCTTTCCTATGTTACACTATAGTATTTTTGATGTGATAGAATTAGTGTCCCTTCGACTAGGAAGGTTTTAGTGCTTCTTGTAAAAGAATGCGATACATTCTCATTCATCCATCTAGTTAATCAgcgatttaaaaataaagaaaaataagatgttatttttgtaattattacaaAAGCATTATTCTCATGTGACCTTAATTATAtgggtaaattattgtgtgaatcatggtccacatagctgtgtgaaccattaatgcaatatacatttttaatatactaaaaatacattatttgtgtattgaatgtacagtatttgataatatataaaacatcatgtactttatgtatacaaataatacattttaaaaaatgtactttttatttatgattcacacCAATACATGGAGCATGTTACATAGAATAATGATTGAATTATATGTGACTATGTGTATGTGGAGTGAGAGAGAAACTAATAAAATGCCATATATAGACCGAACCATATTGGGTTAAACAATTACTCCgtacaacaaaaaaattgaaagccCACAAAAGTAATAACCCAATCCAAAACCTGAAAAGAATCCAAAATCAAATTCGTCCAGACGACAATTGAGCGGCACGTGGCGCGTGGACCAGACACTCAGCATATTCCTCATCCATTCATCCTCTAATCCAAATAAACCCAATCGAACGCTACTGAGCCACAGACCTAACTCCACTCCTTTCTTCATCTCACATCTTTTCTCCTGTAAATATCTCTCACTCTTCCTCCCTTGCCATACCTCAACCTTCAATCCATGGCTGCTCTGTTGGAAACTCTCACGGTTCCTCGCGCCTCCGCGCCCTTGGCTCCGATCTCTGCTTCTTCCATCTCCGGTCGCCGGACCTCCGTTCGCTTCTCTGAGTTTAGAGGCCTTAAGATCCGTTCCTCCGCTTCGCTTGCTTCCAGCTCCAAGCTCTCTTTCCGCGGAGGTCGGATTGTCTGCGAGGCTCGGAATACCGCTACTGAGGGTTAGTACTGTGTCAATTTTTACTGATTATGTACGGAGTATGTTATATGTATGTGGTCGAGAGATTGATTTCTCGGTTCGATGGTtgaaatgttatttattttgtgttttttattttttggtagaAATGATTTCACTGTCATGACTCATGAGGTGTATCCACGCTTAACATCAAACTATTAAACTACTGTGatgaaatgaattttttttatctgtGAAAGATGTTAGAACTCAACTTTAAATATCGAAATAGATCGTTTGAATAATATTGTTCCTTTATCCATCTATAGTTTGTCCCCAGGATTAATACATATGATTTTCTGGTAAAGTGCCTTTTTGGAAAGCTAGATTAACCCTAATTAACCCTAAGTGTGAAGTGTAAAATTCAAGTTCCAGGATACTGTACATATGCTATGTTGACATGTTGTCATTGGCCTCGGTTAGTATACTCTCTCTGGGAAAAGTACTAAGGTAAATTGGAAAGTTACTTGTACATTTATCTCATAGCTATTTGAATCTCTCATACTAGTGCTCTACTTGATACTTTTTCTCGAAGTAGCTAGTGTACGAATCTAGCCTGAGTGGATCTGTTAGTAACTATGATATTCTTTAAACTGAACATGAACTTATTACGATTTAAAACAACATTTCAAACTTCAACTTTGAATATGACAACTTTTGCTCCTTTCTCTTGCATTGCTGACTAATTTGTTCGTCCTTGGTTTGGTAGTACTCCTTGTCATGACAACATAACCTTGTTCAATACTTCAATACTATGTGCTGGAGTTTGTAATACCGATTTACTATCCAGAATGTTCATCATTCTGGACCTTTTGGGTCTTTGGAATGAGGAATGTCAGTATTAGTTCTTATGCTTCATCTCATGATCTGCATTTCAATTGCTAAATGCTTACTGTCTATGTCAAACATTACAATTGAGCCAGTTGTTGATAACCAGCACTATTGGTGTATGTCAAGCTGCTATACATGAGTTTATGTGCTGATGCTTCAACTGTTTTCCCTTGATGATGACTAGAAGTGATACAATTATTGTCTTTGAAATGTTATTGCTGATGTAATAGAATGCTGGAGCATAAACTACTGTTATATGCTTAGTTGCATCCATGCCACTAACTGAACTACTTCTGAAGTTATGTTTTATGAATTTTGTAGTTCCTCCTGTTTCTGACGACACATGGCAATCGCTTGTCCTTGACTGTGACCTTCCTGTTCTTGTTGAATTTTGGGCACCATGGTGTGGTCCATGCCGGATGATCCATCCGGTTATTGATGAACTAGCAAAGGAATATGCTGGCAAGCTTAAATGCTACAAGGTGAACACGGATGAGTCCCCGTCGATTGCAACCAAATACGGGATCCGAAGCATCCCAACTGTCATGATTTTCAAGAATGGGGAGAAAAGGGATGCAGTAATCGGTGCAGTTCCCAAATCGACATTGTGCACCTGCATAGAAAAGTTCTGTTAAGTTTGCTTGGTGGGAATTCAGCCCTCAGCATATTATTTATATGCAGTAGAATTTTGTGACACAATGGCTTTAAAAGACCTGTTATTGCCCTGTATAGTTGAATACTGCTGTGTTGCTGTTCTGTCTAAGGTGACTTTAGTAATTGCATATTCTTTGACGCCTGAACTTGATAAATTTTCTTAAATGGAAATGACCTTTGTATATTCTTTGGCACAAGTATAACCATGACTCACCCCCCACCCCTCTAAAAACCTTATCTCTATGGTAAGGATTAGGCCAAGGGATTGTCAATCAGCTTTTGTTAAGTAAAACTATTGAAATTGAGAGTTCGCAACCCATAGGTCTGTCCTCACTCCCCTCCCAACTTCCCCCGGTCCAGGTACCCTGAATCGAATTAAAAGATTTTGAGTCCCTGAATCTAATTGAAAGATTTTTGGGATGAGTCTCACCGTTGCCacaaaaactattaaaaaaaatatctgcTACAATCTGAAAATGGGATAATTGTGAAGTGACAAGATGTGATGAGGTTGCAAGCTTCTGAGTTTTATTCTGTTCTATATATTTACTAGTATAGTACCCGTACGATGCACGGgatatatattgttaaatttattgtataattatgtgaattaattaaaaatgaatttaatatttacataacacctaaaaaaaataaacataaatatttatctcacaataaatattgaaatacaacttatattatgaataaaattaaattaatcaaaattacaaattattaaaaatttcatgatATACAACATTAGTGGTTAATGTAAAAGTTCCACTTGAGTCATTggcaattaatatttttagaccATTTGGATTGTTAATCCGAGATGCAGCGACGTACAACTAACCATGTACAAACACAGATTTCTTTAGTAACAATCCTACATGTGACAATGTTTGACCCTGACTTTTATTAATGGTCATTGCATATGATAACatcaacggaaattgttttcGTTGAAACTTGAATGGCAACCTTGGATCGGATGGGGACATGGACATTCGGGGAATCAAAACTTTATTTCCTTTGTTAGCACCAGTCATTATCTCTGCTTCAATAATATGTTCTGCTAACTTGGTGATTATCAGTCTGGTACCATTGCACAACCCAATACTATGGTCAATATTTCTCATCAACATTACCGGTGAACCAATTTTCAAAGTCAATGAATGATTTGGTAAACCTGAAACTCTAATTCCGTTTAAGAATTCAGGGGTGTGTACATCTGCAAGTATCCCATTATCTGCATCGGCTTTGCATACTGTGTCACAACTAAAATATGTTCTACTTTCAGAAGTATGCAACGcattcatatattcatttactGAGTTAACCACATCTAGTGTTGGTGCTAGTATAGCACGTCCTTCCAGCAAATTTGGATTAGAATTCCCAGTGGCAAACATCGGAAATGTGCTTTTCACAATTGTTGAAATATGGTCTCCATCAGATGGTAGAAGCATATTAGTTGGGATTTCTATTTCTGCATATCCATCATTTGGTCCACCTATCTTTCCATCACCGATATTAGCAATCCAATTTGCAAAATCTTCTAATCTTTGTAGATCAACCCCATGCCGAACAGTGCGTAGGTTTCTTGTAAGCTTCAAAACTTTGCAACTGTTCCACAAATACGATGAATTTATTGTTGCAGATACAATATCTTGTCTTGTACCCTTAGGAACTACTGGTAGTATCTGACGGAAGTCACCACCCAATATAACTGTTTTTCCACCAAATGTCTTTGTCGAACTATTTTGGTCTACAAATCGCAACAAATCCCTCATAGTTCGGTCTAATGCTTCAAAgcaatgtttgtgcatcatggGCGCTTCATCCCAAATGATTAAACTCGTCTTTATCAACAATTCAGCTAAATGACTACCTTGTTTAATGTTACATGTTNACTGCATATAAGTGTTTATACATACAAAATCAAAACTAAATGACCACAAAAgtatagaaaataagaaaactGAAATGTGTGCTAAGAGTGAGTTAAATACCCTACCTCTCTCTAAATTCTTGAAACTCTGGAAAATCATggtttatataaatttttgtaacaTCGTAGCTGCTGCATATCTTAATATCACCAGCTGTTGAGAGTCAAAATTGTTAGGCTGCACAAACACtgtaaaattaatgaaattaaagagTGTCAAGGAATGTGAGCTCTTACTGTTCTGGACAACCTTGACTCTACAAAACTGTAGTAAAATTATAACATGATCATGTTGAGTTGATTGGTAAAATGGCTCTAGTTTGGAAACATGATCATCCCAAACTGTGCATTGCATTTGAGTACCCCTAAGCATTACATATAAATAGTtaagtttttttaatagtaGTTAGTCAGGCATAAAATGGAAAGATATTAATAGATCAATATCTTACTGTGTATCCTCTAGTAGAAAATCAATCAGCCTGGTAGGCTTCCCAGCAATGACCTTCTCTTGTGGGGAATGTATCTCTACCACCATTCCAATTACATCTAaacataaaagataaaaaaaaattgtacaacAATAGAACTTATAGGTAAGTGAAGGAAACAAAACAATGTTTACAACATACCAATCAATTCTTTTTCATTGATATCCATTTTTTGTTTCAAAGTTGACAAATGCTGCAGTCGGAACATATGTCTTGGGAAAACATGGTCATTTAGCTCTGTAACAACTGTCTTGTAGTAGAACTTCAACATGTGTTTGTGTGGGCTTGTCTTGTACGTGTAGAAGTTACTAATCACCAAGAAATTTGTTATTGAATACACGTCACCTACCTTGAGCATAGTAGAATATTTCTGTACCAAATCTCTCGGAATGGTTGCATGCAGAACAGTCCCCTGTTAATGGATATACATTATATAGTGAAAAAAGGTATTAAACTGTAAATTAATTACTTTGTATACCATAACACACATACCTCTTGATCATGAAAAACACATTCTTTGCACTTAATGGTTGTTGCGCCTCTTCTTTCAGGAATTTCATAGGTACGTACCAACCTCAGTTTGATAGCACTTGTGGTGTTCATGGGAGCAATATTGCGACCCAGAATGTATGACGGAGCCATGAGTGTATGCAATAGTACAATATGCTATGAAAGTGAATTGAAGCTTGAAGATCTGTAGACACATTCCtatgaatgtaatatatatatatataggtacctCAACCACATTGTGCAGacatgcataaatgttaacaatgggattattaaaatatacatttataccATTCATGTTTGTCTTGCACTGAAGAAGAACAACCATGTGACCTTACATATATTCTCACCAGCctattaatatatacatttatgcCATTCATGTTTGTCttaaaatgaagaagaacaACTATGTGCTCTTACATATATTCCCACCAGCCATGTGCTCTTTTgcttttacatatatatattcccacCAGCCATGCTATGTGCATAtggatacaaaaataaaataaactttgCAGACCACTACTCTACTTTCAagatatactaattatttttaaatcaggTTTTTCCTATTACTCTAATTCAGGTTCCACTTTTCTTCTCTCCACGTGAGTATATCTATTTCCATAGCACTGTTCATTTGGGCGGGAGTTTTCAACTACttcattttgcttttatatatatagagatacatATAGGAATTGGATATATATGAGTATTCCTATATATATGAGTGTGATGCGGTCCATTTTTTGTTCAATTCCTACCGTACACGATCTGGTTCGAACCGAGACGCAGTAATCCTTACCGAGACGTAGTAATCCTTGATGAGAAGAGATTCTCACGAGAGTGCGCTCTTATATGAACGGATCATATTAGTCCTTCGTTTACGGAGTATTTGGTTGGAGTTAGGGAATTAGGTatgaaaggaattgtaattccgtgAGAGATGAATAATATGAGAATAAAGtggtaatttaaatttcatttggtTTGCATGAATAGAATTACTGGgaattcaattccaatgtttcgtATATATGGAAATTGAAatggaataagtagtataaagttcaaaatgcccattattattattattattattattattattattattattattattattattatgtttttttagaTAGCTgcataggcgctaggcgctcctctaCCGCCCAACTAGCAaccatgttattattattattattattattattattattattataaatcctaaatgactaaattcaaatttacttttgaaaatttatgtagCACGTTGCAAATGAATCTTAGAATTGCATAacgaaagcaataaaatagataagtgagttttgagaaaacatatttgattgaTGTTGGCTTACTGATTGACGTTATGTGTtgagagtagaagaagaagacccGCTATAATGGAAAGAGAGGGGTCAACCATAATTTTATGTTAGAAAAAGAGagggataattttgtctcaaagttattgtttttcttcttaaaattcatggaattgaaatgagattaataattcaatgaaaatgagagaatttaaattttacagaattacaattttctccaaCCAAAATAAAGAATTTGTTTGCTTTTGGAATTATGTGGAAATGAAATTGTGTTGCTCTTACCCACCTCCTACTGAAGGATAAAGAGCCACATCCCCACACTTGAGTTCAAACttgagacctctcatttgagaagtcACAATTATACCGCTGGActacaaggcctttggcattaacaaattatatacgTAGTAAATGTGAATATTGAGCAAACgggaggaaaagaaaaaaggtacattaattaatttaaacaaaataaaataattttggatCTGAATTTACGATGCAAGGTAAATCCAGAGGTTAGGTAACTAAGTATTACTTGGCTTGATTTTTCATAACTAATCactatataaaaaagaaaaaatctcaactaataaataataatagtaatagtaattttcaaaaaataaataataatagtaataaactaaaataaaggtttaaaagaaaaaaaatgttattctcAAAATCTCATTTAGTCCTTGCTGCTTCAAAACATTAACAGATCCtcgtaaatatatatactttagtTGATTTCTCAGGGAAACAGGAATGGCGAGAGATAGAAATAAAACTCCGGACTACGAAGACGGAACTCCGTCTAAGCGGGACCTCAAATCTTCGAAATCCAGGACTGATGATAAATCCGACTCCGAAACCAGCTCAGATTCCAAATCCGACAATGAAAACGGGTTGAAACGATCCGAGGGACGCAGGCACAGCAAAAAGGGCAAGCGAAAGCGAAGCCGCAGCCGCAGCCGAAGCCGAAGTTCGAGGAAAAGGTCACGGGATGATCACGACGAAGATTCGTATTCATCGTCGTCTACGGAGTCTGAAGACTCGTATTCGGACAAAGATTCTTATGCTTCTGAGTCGACGGAGGGGGAGGAGGAGAGGAGGCGACGGCggaaagagagaaagaggaaaGATGGGAGAGATAAGGAAAAGGAACGCAAGCGAAGGAGAGAGAAGGAAAaggagaggaggaggagaaaggagaaagaaagagaggagaggaagaagaaggagaagagaaagaagaaaaagaaggataaaaagaaagagaaagataGGGGTAAAACTGGTGCTGTCACCGATTCCTGGGGAAAATATGGAATTATCAGAGAAACTGATATGTGGTGAGCTTTTCCTCTCCATTTTCAGCTCCTTAAATTCATTTGGCGCAacttagggttagggtttatgttgatacTCAACAATCTATGAGGAAGATAGTCACTGGTTAAATCAAGTATTTAACTAATTGAGAGTGATGACTAGTTTCAGTAGTGGACTGTGTGATGCCTAAATTGATTCTTGTGTGTGGTATGATTTAAGCTTAGGAGAATAGTTTGATTCTGTTTTAAGGCATTCTTGGGTGTGGTTTGGGCATGAGACTTATCCTTGATCTAGCTTTGAACTATTAATTACTTGTTTGAGTAGATTCTGCTTTGTTTTCGGCTGCTTCTAATGCATCTGTCTTTGCCTTTAGGAAAACAATGAAAAGCTGTTACACTCTTTTAAAAGTAGTTTCTTCTAGTGTATAGTGAGTGCAACATTAAGCATTATTTTGAGTCATTAGCTTCTCCTAGAAAATGATTGCTTCACTTGGCCTCTATTTTCCAATTGATTGCCTTGAAATTTATCTTACCCCTTTTAGAGTGTCAGGGCTATACCTTTGAAATTTGTCTTATGTTTTTTAGAATTTACATAACTGCTACTTTAACTGAAGTAAGTATTGTTTTGTTGCAGGACCAAACGACCAGAGTTTACTGCATGGCTGGCAGAAGTAAAACAGGTACTATAGCTCTTTAGTTGCCAAACACATTTACGGTACTCTAATTTAGCTTCACTTGCCATATACTCTTTATCTTTGCAATGATGCAGGCCTgatgtattatgttaatattaagaTATGTGTACTCTTTTTTTGCTATTTCATTTCACACAATCATTGTATgtatgcgtgtgtgtgtgtgtgtgtgtgtgtgtgtgtgtgtattatactAACTCAAATGTGATATGATGTTAAAATTCTTTCTTAATATCTGTTCTAATTCAAAATTATTCAACATTAAATGGATGGAGCTAGGGTAGCAAATCTTTTTTCATGACTGATAAGTTTCTGCTGACCTCCTTTTATGCGAAAACTTCTCTTTTACATCACAATTTAAGATGCCCTGTTTGCTATTCTAATGTGtgatttcatttctttaataGGTGAACCTGGAAAGCCTGCCCAACTGGGAGGAGAAACAGTTATTCAAAGAGTAAGTATATATGTTTATTGGGGTTGATTTTGGTCAAATTCTTAAAGCAAGAATATGTGCTCTCTACTTatacaaatatgaaatatattcaCTTTTCTCTCTTAAGCAACATATTTAGCAATTCTCTAATAGTAAATTATCATGCAGATTCATGGAGGACCATAACACAGCTACCTTCCCTTCTAAGAAGTGAGGTTCTTTACTATTTTAGTGCAATCTTTCTTCACTTTAGATATCAAGGCTTGTCTTGAAGTGTGGAGTTTTTGTGCTTGAATTTCAAAAGCCTTTTTATCTGCTGTTAATAACTGAGTGTATATGTCTGTGGGTTTAGATGTATTTGCTGTGTTCTCGTGTATGGAAATTTTACAATACAGCAGTACAGAAGTTGTTTGTCCATTTGCAGTTTTTCTACACAATGATCAATTAATAACATTGATTTAGGGAATTGGTTGGTAAATGTCAGGGGGATTGCTTTAGCTAgaacatgaatgaaaatttggatgttataaataataatttaatttctaatatcgagaatttttttagtatttatttcattttgctCTGGGGTTAATGGTTGCAGATATTATAACCTTGATGCTTATTACCAACGCcaaatggaaaaggaaatgaagaaaGGCCCAGATAAGACCTTGGACACTGAACGTACTGTGTTTAATGATGAAGAACAGCGTCGGTATGTCCTGTTATTCTTATGCACTGTAAATTGgtatcatttatattttttactcTTAGTAGTTCCTGTTTCTTAAGCAGTTGATAGTTCCATACatctgataatttttttttaatatataaaaattttaatgaaacGGCTGAGATTATAATCCGACCTTCTGAGTTTCTATTTCCTTGATTTTCCCCCTATTTGTGCTGAATCTTCTCTTTTgaagttgtttctcttcttcATGCAACTTTATTGATTATAAAAACATTCTTCTCTATTTATAAATTAGGCGTGCACTTTGCAGTTTGCACAGAACTTAGTGAACTCTGAGAGTGCCTTTCTCTAGTCAGTTATCGTTCCTCATCTATAAGCAAGTGTTGGTCTATCCagatgtattttatgagtttcaTGGAGATATATCCAACCTAATATATTAACTAGGGGAAATAAAGTAGAAAGTTCATATGAATGTGTTTCCCTCCTACATTTATTTGTATGTCATATAGAACCTTTTCTTCAGTTGACATTTGTTCTGATTACAGGCAAGAACTGCTTCAAGAACGTGAAAGGCAGAAAGAAGAACAATTGCAATCAATGCAACACTCCATGCGAACTGGAATGGTAaccattttcatccaatgaatcTAAACAGCATTGGGTATTCCCTTCTTGTTATGTTTCTTTATAGTAAATATGTACTTATGATGATTCTTTTGTTTCAATATATAGGCACAAGCAATGAAAGAGCAAGCTCAACTACGGGAAGAGATGGCCTACCAGTACAAGCTTGGCAACTTTGAGGTTAGAAAAACTTGCACACATCTACtgattatatatgtattacaGTGGCTACCTTTATGTTGTCCAATATTGAGGGTTATTCGTTTTGAAATTCCCCCAATAGGCTGCGGCTGCTATTCAGCGACGGTTGGATCCAGATGTTGCTATGTAAAGCTGGTTGCATAATCTTAGTTTGACTTGGATGGCTGAGCACACGAACTGGTAGGGCTTCAACAGTTATCCATTTTAGAATCTTATTCTGACCTGAAAAGGTGAACGAACTATAGCATTTTTGCTCTTCCCTATTATGGTGCTCGGATCCTCGTGTTTACAGTTTGTGGAAACTATATTTATGCAAAGTGAACTATTCTATTCCATTGTCCTATATTTTTGTGTTCCCCACCATACGGTGAGAAGAATATTCAATGATTCAGGATACCTATCGAGTAATTTTTGTCCCTTAGATGCCAAAAAGTTTACCGTTCTTGGGGCAATTTGATCTGTGTTTACTTTACACAAGATTGAGAAGTCTCTCTTACTaagagtttttgttttttttttccccaaacTGGACTACTTTCAAAACTTATTTCCCAAATTAAGGtaattttaaacttattttcaAACTAGGGTATTTTGTCATGTCAAATGCTTTGTTACACATTTTATACTATTGTTACTTTACACACTTTGACATGTCATACACATTtcacatcatttttttaaaaatcctattaataagaatcaaactttaatcatttaaataataatttaaaattctaaCTATTCTACTACAATATAACTTTGTTAATCTATTTAATATAACATTAATTTGGAAGAAACTCTAAATATGTAAAAATCTTTTCGAAATGAAAATCTTAAATGATatcttttcaaattaaaatgatgttttttatttagaaaGATGTGGCATTGTGACAATCGATTTTTTAGTGCAACAAAAATGAATTCGAGTAACT
Coding sequences within it:
- the LOC116032717 gene encoding uncharacterized protein LOC116032717: MAALLETLTVPRASAPLAPISASSISGRRTSVRFSEFRGLKIRSSASLASSSKLSFRGGRIVCEARNTATEVPPVSDDTWQSLVLDCDLPVLVEFWAPWCGPCRMIHPVIDELAKEYAGKLKCYKVNTDESPSIATKYGIRSIPTVMIFKNGEKRDAVIGAVPKSTLCTCIEKFC
- the LOC116015680 gene encoding splicing regulatory glutamine/lysine-rich protein 1 gives rise to the protein MARDRNKTPDYEDGTPSKRDLKSSKSRTDDKSDSETSSDSKSDNENGLKRSEGRRHSKKGKRKRSRSRSRSRSSRKRSRDDHDEDSYSSSSTESEDSYSDKDSYASESTEGEEERRRRRKERKRKDGRDKEKERKRRREKEKERRRRKEKEREERKKKEKRKKKKKDKKKEKDRGKTGAVTDSWGKYGIIRETDMWTKRPEFTAWLAEVKQVNLESLPNWEEKQLFKEFMEDHNTATFPSKKYYNLDAYYQRQMEKEMKKGPDKTLDTERTVFNDEEQRRQELLQERERQKEEQLQSMQHSMRTGMAQAMKEQAQLREEMAYQYKLGNFEAAAAIQRRLDPDVAM